In Nitrospira sp., a genomic segment contains:
- the thiI gene encoding tRNA 4-thiouridine(8) synthase ThiI — MRCAIVHYHELALKGRNRDFFEQRLVRNLRLALRDLKIRRIESLQGRIRVTIPDEVAPELVVERIRRTCGVSNFLLTESVPLNLQTPDLTPLKQVAERQLAEQTFNSFRVTAKRADKRLPLTSMDVEREVGGYLFDVTGKAVKLKQPDLTLYIELLTHEAHVAARKVQGPGGMPVGTSGKVACLISGGIDSPVAAYRMMKRGCKAVFVHFSGRPLVSRASEEKVQELVQLLTAYQYESRLHIVPFGEIQREIVANAPAPFRVVLYRRIMIRIAQELARRERCWALVTGDSLGQVASQTPENLGVVEEAAELPLLRPLIGMDKIEITEQAQQIGSFSTSIEPDQDCCKLFVPLHPSTRTRLDDILRIERGLEISTFVKQGVEKAELSTFTFPS, encoded by the coding sequence ATGCGCTGCGCGATCGTCCACTACCACGAACTCGCCCTCAAAGGCCGCAACCGCGACTTCTTCGAGCAACGGCTCGTCCGAAACCTCCGTCTCGCGCTACGCGATTTGAAGATCCGGCGGATCGAATCGCTGCAGGGGCGTATCCGGGTGACCATTCCCGATGAAGTCGCACCCGAGCTGGTCGTGGAGCGGATCCGGCGCACCTGCGGCGTGTCGAATTTCCTGCTCACGGAATCGGTCCCGCTGAATCTCCAGACACCGGACCTCACACCGCTCAAGCAAGTCGCCGAGCGGCAACTTGCCGAACAGACCTTCAACTCGTTCCGGGTGACGGCTAAACGCGCGGATAAACGCCTGCCCCTGACCTCCATGGATGTCGAACGCGAGGTCGGCGGCTATCTGTTCGATGTCACGGGAAAAGCCGTCAAACTGAAACAGCCCGACCTGACGCTCTACATCGAACTGCTCACACATGAGGCTCACGTCGCGGCACGCAAAGTTCAAGGACCCGGTGGCATGCCGGTGGGGACGAGCGGCAAGGTGGCTTGCTTGATTTCCGGCGGGATCGATTCACCCGTCGCGGCCTATCGCATGATGAAACGCGGGTGCAAAGCGGTATTTGTCCATTTCTCTGGCCGACCGCTCGTGAGTCGGGCCTCGGAAGAAAAAGTTCAGGAACTCGTCCAGCTGCTCACAGCCTATCAATACGAATCACGGCTCCACATCGTCCCCTTCGGCGAAATTCAACGGGAGATCGTGGCCAACGCCCCGGCGCCCTTCCGCGTCGTGTTGTACAGGCGAATCATGATCCGGATCGCGCAAGAACTCGCCAGGCGGGAACGGTGTTGGGCGCTGGTCACCGGGGATAGTCTCGGCCAGGTGGCCTCTCAGACGCCAGAGAACCTGGGCGTGGTCGAAGAGGCGGCGGAACTTCCGTTGCTCCGCCCACTGATTGGCATGGACAAGATCGAGATTACCGAGCAGGCACAGCAGATCGGAAGCTTCAGCACATCAATCGAGCCGGATCAGGACTGCTGCAAGCTCTTTGTCCCCCTGCATCCCAGCACAAGAACGAGGCTCGACGACATTCTTCGCATCGAACGGGGCCTGGAAATCAGTACCTTCGTGAAACAGGGCGTGGAAAAGGCCGAGCTGTCGACGTTCACTTTTCCTTCGTAA
- a CDS encoding heme-binding protein, giving the protein MARAIQVSGRKLGGAKLIAAVMLLAGGGALAAQAADELPKESVLPSSLAAKAAQAALDACKKDGYRVSASVVDRAGVLRAMLRADGAGPHTVDSSRKKAYTAASLRRATTDLAEMIAKQPALQALREMNESILMVGGGLPIEIAGEVVGAIGVGGAPGTHLDDACAEAGLDAIGAASKMPTAK; this is encoded by the coding sequence ATGGCGAGGGCGATACAGGTGTCCGGGCGGAAGTTGGGCGGAGCGAAGCTGATAGCCGCGGTGATGCTGCTGGCCGGCGGAGGGGCATTGGCGGCACAGGCTGCGGATGAATTGCCGAAGGAGTCCGTGCTGCCGTCCTCGCTCGCCGCGAAGGCCGCGCAGGCGGCACTCGATGCCTGCAAAAAAGACGGGTATCGAGTCAGCGCGTCAGTCGTGGATCGCGCCGGAGTCCTACGCGCCATGTTGCGGGCTGACGGTGCCGGCCCTCACACCGTCGACAGCAGCAGGAAGAAGGCCTATACCGCGGCAAGCCTGCGTCGTGCGACGACAGACTTGGCGGAGATGATCGCCAAGCAACCGGCGCTGCAGGCGTTACGTGAAATGAACGAAAGTATTCTGATGGTCGGCGGCGGCCTGCCCATCGAAATCGCCGGTGAAGTGGTCGGGGCGATCGGAGTCGGTGGCGCTCCGGGCACCCATCTGGATGATGCCTGCGCGGAAGCTGGTCTCGATGCCATCGGGGCCGCCTCAAAGATGCCTACGGCCAAATGA
- a CDS encoding right-handed parallel beta-helix repeat-containing protein yields the protein MFSLCLALVAAGVPGAWAEEPAPADRPPLVVALDGSGQYRTIQEAVDAAKKGDTILIRPGAYPEDVTIHSKENVRLIGAGMDQVTILGRERVGVFHIGKWPYGATNIEISGITVNEHGGHAMGMFNGRGIHFHHARVKGMLFTQQVEDVRIEDCVIGGSETTGIQFANSQAVMRGNFIHDNDHGVSVAGKSTVRLERNVITRSLFEAVIVNDQSRAILVGNTFVKNGGGAAFLGTSQNEASGNIVSLNTYGFVVGASSRVSLSYNAMQNSGSNYLRSGSPNQPAPELKPDSDLTVDPRFVDTTRDDFRLRADTSLVRIGEFPYLGALPPLTESH from the coding sequence ATGTTCTCTCTATGCCTGGCCCTCGTGGCCGCGGGTGTGCCGGGAGCCTGGGCGGAAGAGCCGGCGCCTGCCGACCGGCCGCCGCTGGTAGTGGCTCTGGACGGATCGGGACAGTACCGCACGATTCAGGAGGCGGTGGATGCCGCGAAGAAGGGCGACACCATTTTGATCCGGCCCGGCGCCTATCCCGAGGACGTCACGATTCACAGCAAAGAGAATGTGCGCCTGATCGGCGCGGGCATGGATCAGGTGACGATTCTGGGGCGTGAACGGGTAGGCGTGTTTCATATCGGCAAGTGGCCCTATGGCGCCACCAACATTGAGATCTCCGGCATCACGGTCAACGAGCACGGCGGGCATGCGATGGGCATGTTCAATGGCCGGGGCATTCACTTTCACCATGCGCGCGTGAAAGGCATGTTATTCACGCAGCAGGTGGAAGATGTGCGGATTGAAGATTGTGTCATCGGCGGCAGCGAAACCACCGGGATTCAGTTTGCCAATTCGCAAGCGGTCATGCGCGGGAATTTCATTCATGACAACGACCACGGGGTAAGCGTCGCGGGGAAATCCACGGTGCGCCTGGAGCGGAACGTCATCACACGAAGCCTCTTTGAGGCGGTGATCGTGAACGATCAATCCCGTGCCATCCTGGTCGGCAACACGTTTGTGAAAAACGGCGGGGGAGCGGCGTTTCTCGGGACCTCCCAGAACGAAGCGTCCGGGAACATCGTCAGCTTGAATACCTATGGATTCGTCGTCGGCGCGTCCAGCCGCGTGTCGTTGTCCTACAACGCCATGCAGAATTCCGGTTCCAACTATCTACGGTCAGGAAGCCCCAACCAACCGGCTCCCGAACTGAAACCTGATTCCGATTTGACGGTGGATCCACGCTTCGTTGACACTACGCGAGACGATTTCAGACTGCGGGCTGATACCTCACTGGTTCGCATCGGCGAGTTCCCCTATCTTGGCGCCCTCCCTCCTCTGACCGAATCCCACTAA
- a CDS encoding glucosidase, whose product MPKSARGEAARPPSAEEQRLEDDDLRRKHWKRWGPYLSERAWGTVREDYSPYGTAWEALSHDQARSKAYRWNEDGLAGICDRHQFVCLALALWNGRDPILKERMFGLTGHEGNHGEDPKEYYFYLDSTPTHSYMKFLYKYPQAAFPYRQLVEENRRRTRNDPEFELLDTGVFDDDRYFDVFVEYAKASPEDLLMRIQIINRGPLPAELTVLPTIWFRNTWSWGLDVRRPRMRKGSSLPGASVVEFDHDYYGWRHLLCEGEPELLFTENETNTRRLYGDADGARYAKDGINDYVVQGDKSAVNPAQIGSKASAHYVLSAEPGRPVTIRLRFTNGPAEGALDPDAFDAVFETRLREADEFYARLAPPDVSDDARLVQRQAFAGLLWSKQFYHYEVDRWLKGDPAGPEPPSERLRGRNADWTHLYNADVVSMPDKWEYPWYAAWDLAFHCLPLALVDSRFAKDQLVLMLREWYMHPNGQIPAYEWALGDVNPPVHAWAAWRVYKIEKKRKGVGDRIFLERIFHKLLLNFTWWVNRKDAEGKNIFQGGFLGLDNIGVFDRSKPLPTGGHIEQSDATSWMGMYCLNMLSIALELARDDRAYEDVASKFFEHFVYICRAMNNIGNAKIELWNREDGFFYDVLHLPDGKTFPMKVRSMVGLIPLFAVETLDSELIDRLPRFKHRMQWFIENRPDFSLHIETQSQDGEVRRFLSLVNRHRLPKVLRYLLDEREFLSPYGVRALSRYHEEHPYVLSMMGTTHRVEYEPAESTSGLFGGNSNWRGPVWFPVNYLLIESLQKFHYYLGDSYTVEYPTGSGQRRHLADVAAELSRRLTHTFLRGADGRRPVYGGTEKFQQDPHWRDLVLFYEYFHGDNGAGIGANHQTGWTGLVAKLIQQSGT is encoded by the coding sequence ATGCCCAAATCGGCAAGGGGGGAGGCTGCACGTCCGCCCTCAGCGGAAGAGCAGCGCCTTGAGGACGATGATCTACGGCGAAAGCATTGGAAACGCTGGGGGCCCTACCTGAGCGAACGGGCTTGGGGGACGGTGCGCGAAGACTATAGCCCCTATGGGACGGCCTGGGAGGCGCTCTCCCACGATCAGGCACGTTCGAAAGCCTATCGCTGGAATGAGGACGGGCTGGCCGGCATTTGCGACCGCCACCAATTCGTCTGTCTTGCCCTGGCTCTCTGGAACGGGCGCGATCCGATCCTCAAAGAGCGCATGTTCGGCCTCACCGGCCATGAGGGCAATCACGGGGAGGATCCGAAAGAATACTATTTCTACCTCGACTCGACCCCCACGCATTCCTACATGAAGTTTCTGTACAAGTATCCGCAGGCCGCCTTTCCCTACCGCCAGCTTGTCGAAGAAAATCGCCGCCGGACCCGAAACGACCCGGAGTTCGAGTTGCTCGATACGGGGGTGTTCGACGACGACCGGTATTTCGATGTGTTCGTGGAATACGCCAAGGCCTCCCCGGAAGATCTGCTGATGCGGATTCAGATTATCAACCGAGGGCCGCTGCCGGCGGAACTGACGGTGCTCCCGACGATCTGGTTTCGCAATACCTGGTCATGGGGGCTCGACGTCCGCCGCCCGCGGATGCGTAAAGGCTCGTCCCTGCCCGGTGCCAGCGTCGTGGAGTTCGATCACGACTACTATGGATGGCGGCACCTGCTCTGCGAGGGTGAACCCGAGCTGCTGTTTACCGAAAATGAAACCAATACGCGGCGCTTGTATGGCGATGCGGATGGTGCGCGGTATGCGAAGGACGGCATCAATGACTATGTCGTGCAGGGCGACAAGAGTGCCGTGAACCCTGCTCAGATCGGATCCAAAGCCTCGGCGCATTATGTGCTCTCCGCGGAACCTGGTCGGCCGGTCACCATTCGATTACGCTTTACCAACGGCCCTGCCGAGGGGGCGCTCGATCCCGATGCTTTTGATGCCGTCTTCGAAACCAGGCTGCGTGAAGCCGATGAATTTTACGCGCGCTTGGCACCGCCGGATGTCTCCGACGACGCACGGCTGGTTCAGCGGCAGGCCTTTGCGGGCCTGTTATGGAGCAAGCAGTTTTATCACTACGAAGTCGATCGCTGGTTGAAGGGCGATCCTGCCGGTCCGGAGCCGCCATCCGAACGGTTGCGCGGGAGGAACGCCGACTGGACGCATCTGTACAACGCCGATGTCGTCTCCATGCCGGACAAATGGGAATATCCTTGGTATGCCGCCTGGGATCTGGCCTTTCACTGCCTACCTCTCGCGCTCGTCGATTCGCGGTTTGCTAAGGACCAACTCGTGCTGATGTTGCGCGAATGGTACATGCATCCGAACGGGCAGATTCCCGCCTACGAGTGGGCCCTTGGCGACGTGAATCCTCCAGTGCATGCCTGGGCGGCCTGGCGAGTCTACAAGATCGAAAAGAAACGGAAGGGTGTGGGGGATCGCATCTTTCTGGAGCGGATTTTCCATAAACTGCTCCTGAATTTTACCTGGTGGGTCAATCGGAAAGACGCCGAAGGGAAAAACATCTTTCAAGGCGGGTTCCTGGGATTGGATAACATCGGCGTATTCGATCGCAGCAAGCCGCTTCCCACCGGCGGACACATCGAGCAGTCAGACGCCACGAGCTGGATGGGCATGTATTGCCTGAACATGTTGTCCATCGCCCTCGAACTGGCCCGAGATGACCGGGCCTATGAAGATGTCGCCAGTAAGTTTTTCGAGCATTTCGTCTATATCTGCCGGGCCATGAACAACATCGGCAATGCGAAGATCGAACTCTGGAACCGTGAGGACGGCTTTTTCTACGATGTGCTGCATCTGCCCGACGGCAAGACCTTTCCGATGAAGGTCCGGTCGATGGTCGGGCTGATTCCGCTGTTTGCCGTTGAAACCTTAGACTCTGAGCTGATCGATCGGCTACCGCGTTTCAAACACCGCATGCAGTGGTTTATCGAGAATCGTCCGGATTTCAGTTTGCACATCGAAACGCAGTCGCAGGACGGAGAGGTGCGCCGATTCTTGTCGCTGGTCAATCGCCACCGGCTGCCCAAGGTGTTGCGGTATTTGCTGGATGAACGCGAGTTTTTGTCACCGTATGGCGTGCGAGCGTTGTCCCGTTATCACGAAGAGCATCCCTACGTCCTGTCGATGATGGGTACGACCCATCGCGTGGAGTATGAGCCGGCGGAATCAACGAGCGGCCTCTTCGGCGGCAATTCTAATTGGCGGGGACCAGTCTGGTTTCCCGTCAACTATTTGCTCATCGAATCGCTCCAGAAATTTCATTATTATCTGGGCGACTCGTATACCGTCGAATATCCGACGGGATCCGGACAGCGGCGTCACCTGGCCGACGTGGCGGCGGAGTTGTCCCGTCGCCTCACGCATACGTTTCTGCGCGGGGCGGATGGCCGGCGCCCTGTGTATGGGGGGACGGAAAAGTTTCAGCAGGACCCGCATTGGCGGGATCTCGTGTTGTTCTACGAATATTTTCATGGCGACAACGGTGCCGGGATTGGCGCGAATCATCAGACCGGCTGGACCGGCCTGGTCGCCAAGTTGATCCAACAATCAGGGACGTAA
- the queG gene encoding tRNA epoxyqueuosine(34) reductase QueG: MHETLMSLTLTAQMKQAARDLGFDVVGISRLSTPHHGALSPEPPTLPNSLLTRLTEWLQRGFHATMAWMARDPQRRADPTLVLPGCRSIISLGMNYYTDERADERPGNGRIARYAWGRDYHDILGDRLRQLVAHLSTLAPGHSHRTYVDTGPVMEKAWAQQAGLGWIGKHSNLVSPQFGSWLLLGEILTTVELEPDEAGTDLCGSCTLCIQACPTGAITEPYVVDAGRCISYLTIELRGSDPTLSEALRRGIGNRIFGCDDCLDICPYNHQATSTREPGFQPSLLTTAPNLHDLARMDERTFQATFRQSPVKRAKHTGFQRNLSWALTNEPAPPPAAPR, from the coding sequence ATGCACGAAACCCTGATGTCCCTGACGCTCACAGCGCAGATGAAACAGGCTGCGCGAGACCTGGGCTTCGACGTCGTCGGCATCAGCCGCCTGTCGACACCTCACCACGGAGCGCTCTCCCCGGAACCGCCCACCTTACCGAACAGCCTTCTCACACGGTTAACGGAGTGGCTCCAACGTGGCTTTCACGCCACCATGGCATGGATGGCCCGTGATCCGCAGAGGAGAGCGGATCCGACCCTGGTCTTGCCCGGCTGTCGTTCCATTATTTCTCTCGGGATGAACTACTACACCGATGAGCGCGCCGATGAACGGCCGGGCAACGGACGCATTGCCCGCTATGCGTGGGGCCGGGATTACCACGACATTCTCGGTGACCGCCTGCGGCAACTGGTCGCTCACCTCAGCACCCTGGCTCCCGGCCACAGTCATCGTACCTACGTCGACACGGGCCCAGTCATGGAAAAAGCCTGGGCTCAGCAGGCTGGCCTCGGCTGGATCGGGAAACATTCCAATCTCGTGTCGCCACAGTTTGGCTCCTGGCTGTTACTGGGAGAAATTTTGACGACCGTGGAGTTGGAGCCTGACGAGGCGGGCACGGATCTCTGCGGCAGTTGCACACTCTGTATTCAAGCCTGTCCGACGGGCGCCATTACCGAACCCTACGTCGTCGATGCCGGGCGCTGCATTTCCTACCTGACCATCGAACTGCGTGGCAGCGATCCTACGCTCTCCGAAGCACTTCGCCGCGGGATCGGCAACCGGATTTTCGGGTGCGACGATTGTCTCGACATCTGTCCGTACAACCACCAGGCCACATCCACCAGGGAACCGGGCTTCCAGCCCAGCCTGCTCACCACAGCGCCCAACCTTCACGACCTCGCCCGCATGGACGAGCGGACCTTTCAGGCCACGTTTCGACAGAGCCCGGTCAAGCGCGCCAAACATACTGGGTTCCAGCGGAATCTCTCGTGGGCCCTAACCAATGAGCCGGCACCGCCGCCGGCCGCCCCTCGCTAA
- a CDS encoding response regulator encodes MAQEKILIVDDEVVVAEDIRRQLHSLGYSVVGVVSSGSDAVHLAGAHRPDVILMDVKLKGPIDGIDAARTIHTQYGIPVIYLTAFSDEDTLERARWTLPLAYVIKPFVSSDLRAALELALFRHRVSRIAEQRGRWLDAVVQSMGDAVVTVDSLGRVTLLNPAAEQLTGWSQSDALGKAIQDVMVMLDPKQRRPVPHPALHMLERSRSPQRSIRPSLLVDRRGEERLICESTALIHDAQGEASGVVLVFRPVASI; translated from the coding sequence ATGGCACAGGAAAAAATTCTAATCGTCGATGATGAAGTGGTGGTGGCTGAGGACATCAGGCGCCAGCTGCATTCGCTCGGCTATTCGGTGGTCGGCGTCGTGTCCTCGGGGAGTGATGCCGTGCATTTGGCCGGAGCGCATCGGCCCGACGTCATTCTCATGGACGTGAAGCTGAAGGGGCCGATCGATGGGATCGATGCGGCGCGCACGATCCACACGCAGTACGGCATTCCCGTCATCTATCTCACGGCATTCTCCGACGAGGACACGTTGGAGCGGGCGAGATGGACCCTCCCCTTAGCCTATGTGATCAAACCATTTGTCAGCAGTGATCTACGGGCAGCACTCGAACTCGCGCTCTTTCGCCATCGTGTCTCGCGTATCGCCGAGCAACGGGGCCGATGGCTCGATGCCGTGGTGCAGTCGATGGGAGATGCCGTCGTGACCGTCGATTCCCTGGGCCGGGTGACGTTGCTCAATCCGGCGGCGGAGCAGTTGACCGGTTGGTCGCAATCGGATGCCCTGGGGAAAGCCATTCAGGACGTGATGGTCATGCTGGACCCCAAGCAGCGCAGGCCGGTCCCGCATCCGGCGTTGCATATGTTGGAGCGATCGCGTTCTCCACAGCGCAGCATCCGGCCGTCTCTGCTTGTCGACCGCCGAGGCGAGGAGCGCCTGATTTGCGAGAGCACGGCCCTGATTCACGATGCGCAGGGAGAAGCGTCAGGTGTTGTCCTGGTGTTTCGTCCTGTGGCGAGTATCTGA
- a CDS encoding glycogen debranching enzyme family protein yields MTIDARECRDLDRALSLEWLEPNGRGGYASGTVAGANTRRYHALLLIARHPPVDRVVLVNHLEESLEISGATVPLSTNVYGGAVYPEGYQYCERFSDTPWPTWQFACQGIRVERELVCPHGRDMVIVRWRLLDDASPAVVLRVRPMLTGRDFHATHQENAGLRSDATMTEGQVVWQPYEGLPPVRAVHNGQYHHRPDWYRQIHYRVERERGLDSVEDWWSPGECQFTLTPGTTAELVFTTEAASTFSVVQLMEAERRRRAALASAAPTKDELTGRLWMASEAYLVQRSARQTVIAGYPWFADWGRDTFVALPGLCLVTGRYEVARQVIEGFASYVSQGMVPNRFADIGEQPEYNTIDASLWFIHTVDRYLHYSRDLPAVQRMAWPAIKQILDGYRQGTRFGIRMDDDGLIAGGIDGVQLTWMDVKIGDWVVTPRHGKPVEIQALWVRALAVAAALAEQFGESAYAAQCREDRVRATASFRERFWYRTGGYLFDVVDGPMGDDASLRPNQIFALALDDQLVTDVQAKHVLQLLKERLLTPVGLRTLAPEDIRFCPSYEGGVAERDAAYHQGTVWPFLLGPFVTAWVKTYGDSPAVRREARFFLQGLFEHLNEACVGQVSEIFDGARPHRARGCIAQAWSVAEPLRALIEDVGITGEDASVLR; encoded by the coding sequence ATGACGATCGACGCGCGAGAGTGCCGCGATCTCGACCGGGCACTGAGTCTGGAATGGTTGGAACCGAACGGTCGTGGCGGGTATGCCTCGGGAACGGTCGCCGGCGCGAATACCCGCCGGTACCATGCCTTGTTATTGATTGCCCGGCATCCACCGGTCGATCGTGTGGTGCTGGTCAATCATCTGGAAGAATCACTCGAGATCAGTGGGGCTACGGTTCCCCTGTCGACGAACGTCTATGGCGGCGCCGTGTATCCCGAGGGGTATCAATATTGCGAGCGATTTTCCGACACCCCCTGGCCGACCTGGCAGTTTGCCTGCCAGGGCATTCGAGTGGAGCGGGAGTTGGTCTGTCCGCATGGACGCGACATGGTGATCGTTCGATGGCGGCTGCTCGATGACGCCTCGCCGGCGGTGGTGTTGCGTGTTCGGCCGATGCTGACGGGCCGGGATTTCCATGCGACGCATCAAGAAAATGCCGGATTGCGCAGCGATGCGACGATGACAGAGGGGCAGGTGGTGTGGCAGCCCTATGAGGGGCTCCCGCCGGTGCGGGCCGTGCACAACGGCCAGTACCATCACCGGCCGGATTGGTACCGCCAGATTCATTACCGGGTGGAGCGGGAGCGGGGATTGGATTCCGTTGAGGATTGGTGGTCGCCGGGCGAGTGCCAGTTCACGCTTACTCCGGGGACGACCGCTGAGCTCGTGTTCACGACGGAGGCTGCATCGACATTCAGTGTGGTGCAACTCATGGAGGCGGAACGTCGCCGCCGCGCCGCGTTGGCGTCCGCGGCCCCGACCAAGGACGAATTGACGGGCCGCCTCTGGATGGCTTCCGAGGCCTATCTGGTGCAGCGGAGTGCCAGACAGACGGTCATTGCCGGCTATCCATGGTTTGCCGATTGGGGGCGCGATACCTTTGTGGCCCTACCGGGGTTGTGCCTCGTCACCGGTCGATACGAGGTGGCCCGGCAGGTGATCGAGGGGTTTGCGTCCTATGTGTCGCAGGGAATGGTGCCCAATCGATTCGCCGACATCGGGGAACAGCCTGAGTACAACACGATCGATGCCTCGTTGTGGTTCATTCACACCGTGGATCGGTACCTGCACTACAGCCGCGACCTTCCCGCGGTGCAGCGGATGGCCTGGCCGGCGATCAAGCAGATTCTGGACGGCTATCGGCAGGGCACGCGGTTCGGAATCCGGATGGACGACGACGGATTGATTGCCGGCGGGATAGACGGCGTTCAATTGACCTGGATGGACGTCAAGATCGGGGACTGGGTCGTCACTCCGAGACACGGAAAGCCGGTCGAGATTCAGGCGCTCTGGGTGCGGGCCCTGGCGGTGGCTGCTGCGTTAGCGGAGCAGTTCGGCGAGTCGGCCTATGCGGCGCAATGTCGCGAGGATCGTGTGCGGGCGACGGCGTCCTTTCGGGAACGGTTCTGGTATCGGACCGGAGGGTATCTGTTCGATGTGGTCGACGGGCCGATGGGAGATGATGCCTCGCTGCGGCCCAACCAGATCTTTGCCCTCGCGTTGGATGATCAGTTGGTGACCGATGTTCAGGCGAAGCACGTGTTGCAATTGCTCAAGGAGCGCCTTCTCACGCCGGTCGGTTTGCGAACACTGGCGCCGGAAGACATTCGCTTCTGCCCCTCCTACGAAGGTGGAGTGGCCGAGCGGGATGCCGCGTATCACCAGGGAACCGTCTGGCCGTTTCTACTCGGCCCGTTCGTGACGGCGTGGGTGAAAACCTATGGCGACAGTCCGGCGGTGCGGCGCGAGGCGCGGTTCTTTCTTCAAGGACTCTTCGAGCATCTCAACGAGGCCTGTGTGGGGCAGGTGTCGGAAATTTTTGACGGAGCACGTCCGCATCGGGCGCGCGGCTGTATCGCGCAGGCCTGGTCCGTGGCTGAACCGTTACGTGCCCTGATCGAAGATGTCGGTATCACGGGTGAGGATGCGTCGGTCCTGCGCTGA
- a CDS encoding dephospho-CoA kinase — translation MILVGLTGGVATGKSTVAHMFARCGAVVIDADALAHEVMEPGKPAWRAIVKTFGKAVVNPDRTLNRQVLGAIAFRNPKQLRRLERIIHPRVAREQARLTRLAVRKDPKAVIIYDVPLLFEAGIDTRVEKILVVTADRDTQIARLKQRNGLTRADAIRRIRSQMPIKQKAAAADYLLDGTAPRSRLFAQVRRLYHELLALA, via the coding sequence ATGATTCTGGTGGGCCTGACCGGTGGAGTGGCGACCGGTAAAAGCACGGTCGCGCACATGTTCGCACGTTGCGGGGCGGTCGTCATCGACGCCGATGCGCTGGCGCATGAGGTCATGGAGCCAGGCAAACCGGCTTGGCGCGCCATCGTCAAGACCTTCGGCAAGGCCGTAGTGAATCCCGATCGCACGCTCAATCGCCAAGTCCTGGGCGCCATCGCCTTCCGAAATCCGAAACAACTGCGGCGGTTGGAGCGCATCATTCATCCGCGTGTCGCGCGGGAGCAGGCCAGACTGACCAGGCTGGCGGTGCGGAAAGATCCCAAGGCCGTCATCATCTACGACGTCCCGCTCCTGTTCGAGGCTGGAATCGATACGCGAGTGGAAAAAATTCTCGTCGTGACCGCCGACCGCGACACTCAAATCGCCCGCCTCAAACAACGCAACGGATTGACCCGCGCCGATGCCATCCGGCGCATCCGCAGCCAAATGCCGATCAAACAGAAGGCCGCAGCCGCAGATTACCTGCTCGACGGCACGGCGCCCCGATCTCGATTGTTCGCGCAGGTCAGACGGCTGTATCACGAACTCCTCGCTCTGGCCTGA
- the trxB gene encoding thioredoxin-disulfide reductase, which produces MRNLVIIGSGPAGLTAAIYAARANLSPLLIEGWQSGGQLTTTTEVENYPGFSKGIMGPELMKEMRGQAERFGTKFLTGDVSAIDLTQRPFRLTIDGEQTVEAAALILATGASAIQLGIPNEQRLTGHGVSTCATCDGYFFRGQNLVVVGGGDSAVEEAIFLTKFAHTVTIIHRRDKLRASKIMQDRAMKNEKIAFAWNSVVEEILGKDIVTGVRLRNLVTGASSDLPCAGVFVAIGHRPNTDLVKGQLEMDEHGYILTSRGTNTSVPGVFAAGDVQDAKYRQAITAAGSGCMAAIDAERFLESAGHHL; this is translated from the coding sequence ATGCGCAATCTCGTCATCATCGGCTCCGGACCGGCCGGGCTCACTGCCGCCATCTATGCGGCGCGGGCTAATCTTTCGCCGCTGCTCATTGAAGGTTGGCAGTCAGGCGGGCAGCTCACGACCACCACCGAAGTCGAAAACTATCCCGGATTTTCCAAAGGCATCATGGGACCAGAGTTGATGAAGGAAATGCGGGGGCAGGCCGAACGGTTTGGCACGAAATTCCTGACCGGCGATGTCTCTGCGATCGATCTGACCCAGCGGCCGTTTCGTCTGACCATCGACGGGGAACAGACCGTCGAGGCAGCAGCCTTGATCCTGGCCACGGGCGCCTCGGCCATTCAGCTCGGTATTCCGAATGAACAACGCCTGACCGGTCACGGCGTCTCGACCTGCGCGACCTGCGATGGCTACTTTTTCCGCGGCCAAAACCTCGTCGTGGTCGGCGGCGGAGACAGCGCGGTGGAAGAGGCCATCTTTCTGACGAAATTCGCACACACCGTGACGATCATCCACCGGCGCGACAAGCTGCGGGCGTCGAAAATCATGCAGGACCGCGCGATGAAGAACGAGAAAATTGCGTTTGCGTGGAATTCCGTCGTTGAGGAGATCCTGGGTAAGGACATCGTGACAGGAGTGCGGCTCAGGAATCTCGTCACCGGGGCCTCCAGCGACCTCCCTTGTGCCGGAGTCTTCGTCGCCATCGGTCATCGACCCAACACCGATCTCGTCAAGGGCCAATTGGAGATGGACGAGCACGGGTACATCCTCACCTCGCGCGGGACGAACACCAGTGTGCCCGGCGTGTTCGCGGCAGGCGACGTCCAGGATGCAAAATACCGTCAGGCCATCACCGCAGCCGGCTCCGGCTGCATGGCCGCCATCGACGCCGAACGATTTCTGGAATCAGCGGGTCATCATCTCTAA